Below is a genomic region from Azoarcus sp. KH32C.
ATGCCGTTGCGACGACGCGCGCGGAAGCGCAGGCGGCGTTCGGCAACCCCGTCGTGTACATGGAGAAGTTCCTCGAGAACCCTCGCCACGTAGAAATCCAGGTGCTCGCCGACGAGCACGGCAACGCGGTTTACCTCGGCGAGCGCGACTGCTCGATGCAGCGCCGCCACCAGAAGGTGATCGAGGAAGCCCCTGCGCCCGGCATCGACCGCAAGACGATCGCCAAGGTCGGCGAACGCTGCGCCGAAGCCTGCCGCAAGATCGGCTACCGCGGCGCGGGCACCTTCGAGTTCCTGTTCGAGAACGGCGAGTTCTACTTCATCGAGATGAACACGCGCGTGCAGGTCGAGCACCCGGTCACCGAACTGATTACCGGCATCGACATCGTGCAGGCCCAAATCCGCATCGCGGCCAACGAGAAGCTGTGGTTCGGCCAGAAGGATATCGCCTTCCGCGGCCACGCGATCGAATGCCGCATCAACGCCGAAGACCCGTTCAAGTTCACGCCCTGCCCGGGCCGCATCACGAATTGGCACGTGCCCGGCGGCCCCGGCATCCGCGTCGATTCGCACGTGTACAACGGCTACATGATCCCGCCGCATTACGACTCGATGATCGGCAAGCTGATCGCCTACGGCGACACGCGCGAGCAGGCGCTGCGGCGCATGCGGATCGCACTGTCCGAAATGGCGGTCGAAGGCATCAAGACCAACATCGCGCTGCATCAGGAACTGATGCTCGACGCGCGCTTCATCGAAGGCGGCACCAGCATCCATTACCTGGAACACAAGCTGGCCGACCGCAACGAAGTGAAAAAGACCTGATCGAACGGAACGGACATGTGGATATCGGTCACGCTGCAGGCTGACGCCCGAAAGGCCGAGGCGCTCTCCGACGCCCTGATGGAGGCGGGGGCGCTGTCGGTCAGCATCGAGGACGCCGACGCCGGCACCGAGGCCGAAAAGCCGCAGTTCGGCGAACCCGGCCACCTCCCCGTGGGGCTGTGGGATCACAGCCGGGTGCTGGCGCTGTTCGATGCCGGTAGCGACATCGCGGTCGCGCTGGCCCGCGCGGCGGCGGAGGCCGGCTTCGATGTCGTTCCGCCGTTCACGCTGGAAGAAGTCGCCGAACAGAACTGGGTCCAGCTCACGCAAAGCCAGTTCGACCCGATCCAGATCAACGAGCGCATGTGGATCGTGCCCTCGTGGCACGACGCGCCGAACCCGGACGCGATCAATATCGAGCTCGATCCCGGCATGGCTTTCGGCACCGGATCGCACCCGACGACGCGGCTGTGCCTTGAGTGGCTATGCGATGCCGTGCAGCCCGGCGCGAATGTGCTCGACTACGGCTGCGGCTCGGGGATTCTCGGGATTGCGGCAGCACGTCTGGGTGCAGGCGACGTGCTCGGTATCGACATCGACGACAAGGCACTCGAAGCCGCGCAGGACAACGCGCAACGCAACAACGTATCGATCCGCTTGCAGCATTCGCGCGAGCCGCTCGACACCACCTTCAACGTCGTCGTCGCCAACATCCTGACCAATCCGCTGTGCGTGCTTGCGCCCGCGCTCGCCGCACGTGTCGCGCCCGGGGGCCGGATCGCGTTGTCGGGCGTGCTGGATACCCAGACCGATCAGGTCATCGCGGCTTACGCTCCCTTCCTCGAACTCCGCGTCGGAGCGACGCGCGAAGGCTGGGCGCGACTCGAAGGCTTCCGCCCGGCTGAAACGGGCGGCGTCCGCTGATGTTTGCGCGCTGCCCGGCCTGCCAGACAGTATTCCGGGTCCGGCCCGAGCAGCTGCGCACCCATGCGGGGCAGGTCCGCTGCGGACACTGCCTGAACGCGTTCGACGCACTCGACAACCTGTTGGAGGACGGCGCTTCGATGCCCGCGCCTGCAACGCCGTCGCCCGCCCCCCCGGTCGAACCGGCGCCGTCCGCACCGGAACATCCCGCGCCCGAGCTCTCCGCACCTGCGGCAGTGGAACCGCGGCGGGTGGATATGGACCTGACGGACCTGGATCTGACCGCGCCGAGTCCACCCGTGACGAAAGACGCGAGCGAACACTTCTTCGTACTGGAAGAGCGCGTCGCCGAGCCCAAGCCGGCGGAGCCGGCCTCGCCGCCCGATCTGGATTTCGATATCCCGGAAACGCTGGTTCCGTTCCGCCGCCGCGGCGCGCCCCCGCCCCCTCCCCGCCAAGTCCAAACAACACCTTCGCCTGGGGGCCACGACTTCGTCTTCGAGCCGATCGAGTTCATTGAGCCGCCACCGCCCGGCCCGGCATCGCCCGTCGCAAGGTCGGCGCAGAACGACGCGGAACCGAAATCATCCGTCTCGGACAGCGAAGCCCCCCTGATGGACTCCGACACGGTGCAGGAGACGTCTTCAGCCGCGCTCCATCCCTGGGAGCACGAGCCCGCCGACAGGATCGAGCCTCGGCTGACAACGCCCGCCGAGCAGCAACCTGTTTCCCCGGCAGCGGAACCACCCCCGCTGATCGGCGGAATCGCGGCTCGGGCCGACGAGGAACGCGCGGACGAGCCCCCTGAGTCCGAAGCCGAGGGGACGGTCAATGACTACGCTCCGCCCACTCAATCAGCGATGAAGCGTTGGCTGCTCGGACTGGGGATGGGGGTACTGGCGGGAACACTGGCGGCGCAAGCGGCCTACATCTTCCGCGACGACATCGCGCGCGACTGGCCGGCGCTCCGGCCCGCGCTGCAGGCTGCCTGCACGCGCTTGAACTGCACAATCACGCTTCCCCGGGTTGCAGCCCAGATCAGCGTAGACGCCTCCGACCTGCAGTCGGAACCCGGCCGGCCCGGACGCTACACGCTGAGCGCCACGATCCGCAACCGGGCCGAGTACGCGCAGGCCTATCCGCACCTCGAACTGACGCTGACCGACGCTCGGGACCGCGCACTCGCCCGACGCGTGCTGGCGCCAGCGGATTGGGCGCCCGGTGCCGACCTCGAGCGCGGCCTCGCGGCGGGACGCGAAATCACGATCAACCTCCCCTTCGAGGCCACCGGCTTGAGCGCAGCCGGTTATCGCATCTATGTCTTCTATCCCTGACCCGATACGCGGCACCACTGCCATGGAACCTTCGCCCCACAAGGCCGGCACCGAAAGCCCCTTCAAGGGCAAGCGCGGCCTCATGCGCGTATTCAACGCCCTTCGCTATTCCATGGACGGACTGAGTGCGGCATTCCTCCATGAAGACGCCTTCCGCCAGGAATGCATCCTCGCCGCAATCCTGATTCCGGTCGCCTTTTTCGTCCCCACGAGCGGGGCGGGAAAGGCGCTGCTAGTCGGCAGCGTGCTGCTGGTGATGGTCGTCGAGCTGATCAACTCGGCCATCGAGGCGACGGTCGACCGCGTGTCGCTCGAGCGTCACCAACTCGCGAAGCGGGCCAAGGATATTGGCAGCGCTGCAGTCCTGATCGCACTGATCAACCTGGCAGCGACCTGGGGCCTGGTGATCCTCGGCTGAGGAGGACCGCAGAGGCGGCCACTGTCCGGCGGCCGCCCCAACGCAAGAACCTTAACGGCTCACGCGGGTCGTACCGCCGTCACGCACCACGCGCACCGATTCACCCGGGCGGAAGCCTTCGCCGTGGTCGTCCTGCACCACGGCAAGGATCTGGCCGTTGTCGAGGCGTACCGTCACTTCGACGCCGTCGGAGCGCGTCACGCCCTCTTCAATCGCCGAGCCGGCGAGGCCGCCGGCCACGGCGCCGACCACGGCACCGATCGCCGATCCGCGCTTGCCGCCGACACCGCTGCCTGCGATGCCACCCACTGCGGCCCCCGCCAGCGTGCCCACCGGAGTCTTCGTCCCCTCGAGCTTCACCGGCCGCACCGACTCAACCACCGCATACTGAACCGACATCGCGCGGCGCGCTTCGCCGCGCGAATAGGTGTCGCCTCCCAGCCCGCTGGCGCAGCCGCCGATCCCCGACATTGCGAATACGAGCGCGAGACTCCCCGCGATACGCCGCATACCGATACCCATCACCATAGCGTTTCCCCGAATGCTGCCCGGAAGCGGGCGGAAATTTCGTCGCGGCTGGGGGCGTGATTCTGCCCCCCGCGGCTCGCAATCTTGATCGACCCCATCAGCGACGCCAGGCGTCCCGTGCGAGTCCAGTCGAACCCGTTGGCGATGCCATAGAGCAAGCCTGCACGATGGGCGTCGCCACAGCCGGTCGGGTCGACGACCTCGTCGGGCTGTACCGCGGGGATGTCGATGCAGCGGCCCTCCGCGTAGATGCGGGAGCCTTCCGGCCCGAGCGTGACGATCAAGGCATCGACCATCGCGGCCAGTTGCTCCTGCGAACACCCCGTCCGCTCGCACAACAACCGGACTTCGTAATCGTTGACCGTGCAGTAATTGGCCAGTTTCAGGCAGTGCAGCAACTCTTCGCCGGAGAAGAGCGGCATCCCCTGCCCCGGATCGAAGATGAACGGAATCCCCGCTTCGGCGAACTGGGCGGCATGGTTCAGCATGCCGTCGCGGCCGTCGGGCGAAACGATTCCCAGCGTCGCGCCGGCCGCATCCTGCACCCGATTGAGGTGCGACTGACTCATCGCACCGGGGTGGAAGGCAGTGATCTGGTTGTCGTCCAGGTCGGTGGTGATGAAGGCCTGCGCCGTGAAACTGCCGGGCACGAGGCGAACGTGATCCTGACGCAGGCCAAGCCGCTCGAGGTGCTGTCGGTACGGCCCAGCATCCTCGCCAACAGTCGCCATGATCAGTGGGGCGGCGCCGAGCAGGCCGAGGTTGTAGGCGATGTTGCCCGCACACCCGCCGAATTCCCGCCGCATGTCCGGCACGAGAAACGAGACATTCAGGATGTGAATCTGCTCCGGCAGGATGTGCCGCTTGAACTGGTCATGGAAAACCATGATCGTGTCGTAGGCGATGGAGCCGCAGACGAGGATGGACATGTGAAATCCCGGGGTGGCAAAGCCGGCATTATAGGACTCCTGCAGGCGTCCCGCCGTCACCATCCCGTAACTCTTCAGTCATGGGGCTGCAACGCAGCCCATTGAAAATGCGCCAACATCATGACTCGAGGAGTCGCGCATGCTGCAACAAGCCCTGCATTCCGACAATCGGACAAGCCCGAGCCTGCATGTGGGCCTGGCACGCTGTGAAACGGAGATTCTCGACGCGCAGCGCCTGCGCTACCGCGTATTCGCGGAAGAAATGGGCGCCCGCCTGAACAGCCGCACGCCGGGCGTCGATCGGGACATCTTCGACCCGTATTGCGACCATCTGGTGGTGCGCGACGAAGCGCAAGGCCGCATCGTCGGCACCTACCGCATCCTGTCGCCCTCGGCAGCGCGCAAGGTCGGCGGCTACTATTCAGAAAGCGAATTCGACCTCACCCGCCTGCAGCACCTGCGCAGCCGTCTGGTCGAGATCGGGCGTTCATGCATCGACCCCGACTATCGCAGCGGCGCCGTGATTGCCCTGCTGTGGTCCGGTCTCGCCCGCTACATGCAGGAAAACGGCTACGATTACCTGATCGGCTGCGCCTCGGTCAGCATGGCCGACGGCGGACATCAGGCCGCGAGCCTGTACAATCGCCTCAAGGAAACCCATTCGGCTCCGCCCGAGTACCACGTTTTCGCCCGCTGCCCCTTGCCGCTCGACCGCCTGCGCACCGACGTCGCCGGCTCGACGCCGCCGCTGATCAAGGGCTATCTGCGCGCTGGAGCGTGGATCTGCGGGGCGCCGGCCTGGGATCCCGACTTCAACACCGCCGACCTCCCGATCATGCTGCCGATGCGCCAGGTCGAAGGCCGCTACGCTAAACATTTCCTGGGACGCGCAGACTGAACACTCAAACCGCAAGCATCGCACCGTCGGCGCCGGCCCTTGGCGCATCGGCGCCGGTCCGCGCCTGGCGTTATCTCCGGCTCGCGTTGCATCTGGCCGCGGGCGTCGTGACGGCGCTGACCGTCTTTCCTGCCGTCCCGGACGCGGCCCGCAGGCATCTGCGGCAACGCTGGTCACGGCGCCTGCTGGCCGTTCTCGGCGTCGATCTGAAGCGGCACGGGGTCGCGATCGCGCCGGGCAGCCTGCTCGTCGCCAACCATATTTCCTGGCTGGACGTCTTTGTCATCAACGCCCTCGCACCGTCCGCGTTCGTCTCAAAAGCGGAGGTCAGAGCGTGGCCCGTGATCGGCTGGCTCGCGGCACACAACGAGACCGTCTTCCTGCGCCGCGGCAGCCGTGGTCACGCGAAGATCATCAATGCGGAGATCGGTACGCTGCTTGACGCCGGAAGGAACGTCACCATCTTTCCCGAAGGAACGACGACCGACGGCAGCCACGTGCTGCATTTCCACGCAGCCTTGCTGCAACCGGCGATCGAGGCCGGACATGCGATCCAGCCGCTGGCCATCTCGTATCACCTGGTGGACGGCAGCCGCACCCGGGCCGCGGCCTACGACGGCGACCTCAGCCTGGGCGATTGCATCGCGAACATCGTCGCCACTCCGCGCATCGTCGTGCGCGTCTCGGCAATGCTAGCGATCGAAAGCACCTTCGGTTCTCGCCGGGAAATCGCGCACGAGGCTCACCGCCGGATCACCGCGGCGGTCCAACGTGCGGAGAACGTCGCCGGCTAGAGGATCGGGGCGCTCACTGTGGCTTCGCCGATACCTGGAACACTGCTCCATCGTCGAGGCGCACCGCGGTCAGCGCGTTGCCCCACACGCAACCGGAGTCGAGGGCAATCAGTCCCGGTTCGCGGTAAAAACCCAGCGCAGACCAGTGGCCGCAGACAATCGTATGCGAGCGACTCAAGCGCCCCGGGACTTTGAACCAGGGCACCGTCCCCGCAGGCCCCTGTCCCGGCGGGCCCTTCGCCCGCAGCGCCATGCGGCCGTCTGCAGAGCAGAATCGGAGCCGCGTCATCGCATTGACGATGACGCGCAGCCTGTCCCATCCCTCGAGATCGTCCGACCATTCCTCAGGGCGGTTTCCGGCCAGGTGCAGCAGTAGCTTCTTCCGATCCGGCCCTCGCAGCACATCAGAAACCTCCCGGGACAGCGCAAGAGCCTCCGCGATCGTCCAACCGGGAAGCAGGCCAGCATGCAACATCGCGTGCGAGCCTTCGACATGCATCAGCGGCAAACTGGCCAGCCACGCCAGAAGCTCCTCGCGGTCCGGAGCGTTGAGGACGTCGAACAAGGTATCGTCGTCATCCAGACGCTTATGGCCGGCCGCGACCATCAGCAAGTAGAGATCGTGATTGCCGAGCACTATTGTCGCGGCGCTTCCCAGTCCCTTGAGACCGCGCAGGGTCTGCAGGGACTCGGGGCCCCGGTTCACGAGGTCACCCACGACCCATAAGCGATCGGCCACGGGGTCGAAATGAATGTGATGCAGCAGCCGCTGCAACACCGAAAAACAGCCTTGAATATCGCCAATTGCGTAGATTGCCATGCTGCCTGCGGCCGCCGTATAGCGGTCCGTATTCCGAAAGCCTGAATTTTAAACTCAGTCTTCCCACGGCGAACTACGGCAGTGCGCGCCGCTCATCCTGAACGTCGCCGTGACGCACGACGCGCAAAGTCGGGCGTCCGCGTGGAGGCTGGTACTCCGGCACCCAGCGCTGCAGTATTCTACGCACCTCCTCATCCCCGACAACGCCGGGCTGTACAAGCCAGGACTTCAAATCTGCGAAAAAAGCAGGCGCGACCGACCGGGATCTGGCAATACGCAGTTTCGCGTGGGGGGTCTCCCGAGTCTTCTCAGCGTCGGCGAGCAGTTCCTCATAGAGTTTTTCACCGGGACGCAAACCCGTGAATTCGATGCGAATCTCCCCCTCCGTATAACCGGACAGGCGAATCATGTTGCGAGCGAGATCGACGATCTTCACTGGATCACCCATGTCGAGCACGAAAATCTCCCCGCCCTGCCCCATGGCCGCAGCCTGCAGGACGAGTTGCGCGGCCTCCGGAATGGACATGAAGTAGCGCGTGATTTCCGGATGGGTCACCGTGACCGGACCGCCTCGGGCAATCTGTTCCTGGAACTTTGGAATCACGCTGCCGGTACTGCCGAGCACATTGCCGAAGCGCACTATCTCGAATTGCGTGCCCTGACCACGCTGCTGCAAAGCGTGGCAGACAAGTTCAGCCAAGCGCTTGCTTGCACCCATGACGTTGGTCGGATTCACCGCCTTGTCTGTGGAGACCAGGATGAAACGCCCAGCCCCATGATGTTGCGCAGCCTCACCGACACGCAATGTGCCGAGCACATTATTCCGGACCGCCTGCCAAGCGTTAGCCGATTCCATTAGGGGTACGTGCTTGTAGGCAGCAGCATGGAACACGACTTCAGGACGCCAAGCGGCAAACACCTCATCGAGGCGAGCAGCATCCTTGACGTCTCCCGCGAGGGACACAATTTCGAGTCCCTGTGCGTGATTCGCGAACCACTGCTCCATCGTGTACAGCGCGAATTCATTCTGCTCATACAGAACCACACGACGTGGTGCAAAGCGCGCTAGTTGCCGACACAATTCACTGCCGATAGACCCGCCAGCCCCGGTGACCAGCACGACCTTACCCTTAAACATCGCCTCGATATGCGGAGTGTCGATCCACACAGGCTCGCGCCCCAAGAGATCCTCGATCTCGACCCGACGAAGAGAGGACACCGCAACCCGCCCGGCCATCACGTCTTCGAGCCCAGGCACCATAAAGACCTTCGCTCCGGCATGCACGGCAAGATCAGTCGCCGCACGCCTAACCTTCGTCGCTGCCGACGGCATGGCCAAGATCACATGTTCGACGCGTTCATTCACCAGAATTTGCGGTAACGCCTTTACCGGTCCGAGCACCGGCAGTCCAAGAAGCTCACGCCCCCACTTGTCCGAGTCGTCATCAACCAGCCCAACCACCCGCCAATCCGGGCTGCGCTGGAGCTCGCGCAGCAGCATCGCCCCACCGCGCCCGGCCCCCACCACAACCACCGGTTTGCCCTTTGCTATCAACCCACCGTAGAGCCGGTGCTCCTTCCACATACGGTAGGCTGCACGCCCTCCCGCCATGATCAGGACGAGCAACATCGGATAGAGAATGAGTGTCGAACGAGGCACCCCAGGCGAGGCCCGGTAAACCGCCACAAACGCCCACACAGCGAGCGATGAAATCGCTACGGCACGAAGTACACGAGCCAAATCGGGCAGACTTGCAAACACCCATATGCCGCGATACAGACCAGCCCGCTTACAGACAACCGCATGCGTCGGAAGAAGCACGAGCAGGCCCCATGCAATCTGCACTCCATACTCAGCAGGCCACTCAAAATTGAAACGCAAGACGTATGTCGTCACCCAAGCTGTACACGCAGCGGCCAAGTCAAACAGGAGGACGAAAGCGGAACGGCTCAAGCGCTTCATTCTGAACGGTTCCTTCTGACGGGGTTGGGGATGCGCAACGATGCCGTCTGGATTGTAGCGGATATTGGCCCCAGCCTACTGCAGCGCAACATTTAGGCACAAGATGAATGCCCAAAAGGAGCAACAACAGCAAAGCTAAATGTCAACGTATCGAATCCGCCGCTTCTCCGGCACGTAGAGCGATCGCGATCGCAAGCAAAGGTGCATATGCTATTGCAATCGCAACAACTCCATCAAGCAGCCCTGCGCCGACGCACAACGAAATCGGCAGAAGCCAGAACATATTGATTGCGGCAACAGCCAAGGTCACGGGTAGATGACGCCCCCAACGTTGCGCCGCATGCTGGTAGGCGTGGCTGCGATGAGCCTCATACACGCGCTCACCACGACACAGGCGCCGCAGGAGTGTCCACGTCGCATCGACGATGAATACGCCGAGCAGGATCAGCCAACTCCAGAGCCAAGCCGGCGACACCCAAGCCGCCTGTATGGACAGAGTCCCTAGCACGATACCAAGGAAGCCGCTGCCCGCATCACCCATGAATATCTTCGCAGGCGGAAAGTTCCAGTAGAGGAATCCCCCCACCGCCGCGGCGAGCACCAAGGGCAAAAACATCAGGTCCGGCCGCCCGCCGAGGAAGTAGAGCAGCGCTCCTCCCACGCAAACGCATATAGCCTCGACACTGGCGATGCCATCAATGCCGTCCATGAAATTGTACAAATTCAACAGCCACACAAGATAGACCGCCGCAAATGTCGCGCCGACCCATCCAAAGTCCATCGGCGTGCCAAACCAGTCCAATCGCGGAGCTCCGTCGAGCAACACAAGTGCCCATGCAGCCGCGACAAAATGCGCGAGGAGACGCCAGCGCGCCGCAAGGTGACGATGGTCGTCGATAAAGCCAACCACGGCGACCAAAACGCCGGCCCCAAGGATCGCCCACGAGCCGCTCGGCTCTGCGCGCCCCAGGAACGTCAAAATCGAAACCGCACACAGAAACGTCAATACGATCGCGACGCCCCCTCCGCGGGGAGTGGGAACCGAATGGGAACTGCGGGCATTCGGAATATCCATAAGGCTCCGCGCAAGCGCATAGCGCCGCAGCCCCCACGTCATCCCCCCCGCGAATATCGCCGCGAGCGTGAGCAGCCATACAAAGTCGGTCACTCCAGAACCCCCTCTGCCGCTCGGCGCAACCCCTCATCGACGCTAATCGAAGGGCTCCAGCCGAGCAGCACACACGCTTTTGAAATATCGACTTCAAGATTTCCGCATAACCGCCGAAGCAGCGCCTCCCGGCCAGTCAACTTCGCCCCCGCGCGCAACGCCCACACGGGCACGGGCAGCAGTCGCGCCGATACGCCCATGGCTGCGGCCAACCTGCGCAGGAGATCCGCTGTCGACAGGTCCTCGCCGTCGCCCGCGAGAAAGACCTGATTCGCCGCCCCCGGATGATTCAGACACGTCACGATCAAATCAACCAAGTTGTCCAAGCCGACCATGGAACGGCGATTTTGCTCGACGGCCCCGAACGGCAAGGGTATGCCGCGCTTCAGCCATTGCATCATCGTCAGAAAGTTCGCCTTAACGCCCGGTCCATACACAAGCGGCGGACGAATGACGACCACCTCCATCCCGCTCTCCGCTGCCAAGGCCTCCAAGCCGGCCTCCGCTTCCGCCTTGGAAATTGCGTAGGCGTCCTGCGGCGCGCGACGGTCCGAAGCCCTGAACCGTTGGCCCGGCGAACTCTCTTCCCCATTCACTTTGATCGAGCTGATGAAGATAAAGCGACGGACACCCTGCGCGGCCGCCTGGCGGGCGAGGTTTAAAGTACCTTCCACGTTCACGGCCCGAAATGCGCCGATCGAATCCGTCGCGGACTCGCGCATCACATGAACACGCGCAGCCGTGTGAATTACCGCACGACACCCTGCCAGCACGGGCGACCAATCACCGCCCGCCTCCAGCGGCGGCCCCACCACGCAGCCCGCAGCCGCAGCAGCGTTGCGGATCACGCCCACGACCGGCATGGATTCATGCCGCAACCGCGCAACCACGGCCGAACCGACTAGACCGTTCGCGCCGGTTACCACGACGCCGCCCGCGTCGCATCTATCTGAAGCGGTCACACGTGATCTCGAACACAATCAGTTATGTTTGGAAGCCGCCCGCGATGCTTCAGAAAATAACGCGCCATGCTCGCCAAATGCCATCCCAGGTGCCGCAAGCTCCTCCGAC
It encodes:
- a CDS encoding SDR family oxidoreductase — encoded protein: MTASDRCDAGGVVVTGANGLVGSAVVARLRHESMPVVGVIRNAAAAAGCVVGPPLEAGGDWSPVLAGCRAVIHTAARVHVMRESATDSIGAFRAVNVEGTLNLARQAAAQGVRRFIFISSIKVNGEESSPGQRFRASDRRAPQDAYAISKAEAEAGLEALAAESGMEVVVIRPPLVYGPGVKANFLTMMQWLKRGIPLPFGAVEQNRRSMVGLDNLVDLIVTCLNHPGAANQVFLAGDGEDLSTADLLRRLAAAMGVSARLLPVPVWALRAGAKLTGREALLRRLCGNLEVDISKACVLLGWSPSISVDEGLRRAAEGVLE